The Manihot esculenta cultivar AM560-2 chromosome 11, M.esculenta_v8, whole genome shotgun sequence genome includes a region encoding these proteins:
- the LOC122724995 gene encoding translation initiation factor IF-2-like: MQLEEMMRTLEISGQILQQQVDQMVNSVNAHILRTEEEVQDVKADDEITEFASSVTLFGAQNTAVLAAIPAKSVTRTSCKIVESAAVQTALVEASAIQETVIHTAAAENIAALAVKNSDFAADQAAEDRDGNCCPLAETAKITLEIIEFAAVQVAENRDSNSCQTAITTAARKSAPAEVPVTSPAAVHKPATAGSALTEPEPAEISETDQPPAEPAQPTAVFAQTTADMAEYNMQAAVTEPAQKPKIFTKKIPEPAPKQTTKAAHCSPEQPAEKQQADCCLPKQHERGESSTTRLLA, translated from the exons atgcaACTTGAAGAGATGATGAGGACattggaaatttctgggcaAATTCTCCAACAACAAGTGGATCAAATGGTCAACTCAGTGAATGCACACATATTGAGAACAGAGGAAGAGGTTcaagatgtcaaggctgatgatgaaa TTACTGAATTTGCTTCATCTGTTACTTTATTTGGTGCACAAAACACTGCAGTACTTGCTGCTATACCTGCTAAATCTGTCACAAGAACGAGCTGCAAAATTGTTGAATCAGCTGCTGTCCAAACAGCACTTGTAGAAGCTTCCGCCATCCAAGAAACAGTAATACATACTGCTGCTGCTGAAAATATTGCAGCACTTGCTGTAAAAAATTCAGACTTTGCTGCTGACCAAGCCGCTGAAGATAGAGACGGCAACTGCTGTCCACTTGCTGAAACTGCCAAAATTACACTAGAAATTATAGAATTTGCTGCTGTCCAAGTTGCTGAAAACAGAGACAGCAACTCCTGTCAAACTGCCATAACCACTGCTGCCCGCAAATCAGCACCAGCCGAAGTACCTGTTACATCCCCTGCTGCTGTCCATAAACCAGCAACTGCTGGAAGTGCCCTAACTGAACCAGAacctgctgaaatttctgaaacagACCAGCCCCCTGCTGAACCAGCACAGCCCACTgctgtgtttgcccaaacaactgcTGATATGGCAGAATACAATATGCAAGCTGCTGTAACCGAACCAGCccaaaaaccaaaaattttTACCAAAAAAATTCCAGAACCAGCCCCCAAACAAACAACAAAGGCAGCACACTGTTCACCTGAACAGCCAGCAGAGAAGCAACAAGCagattgttgtttgcccaaacagcatgaGAGAGGAGAATCCAGCACAACCAGATTACTAGCATAG